The Aeoliella mucimassa genome includes the window TCATTGTGGGACTCTGTCTATGCCCTCTGCTCGTCAATCTATACCGCGAAAAGCGTGATGAGACCCGTTTGCAAGCACTGCAGCATTCGATGAACTTGCAGGGAGGGGATGTCACGTGGGGGTGGAGCTACTACTACGATTCGGAGGGAGTCGCGCGAGAGGAAATGGACCAGTGGAAATTGCACTTTATCGAGAGTGGAACGTCTGGTTCTTCTATCTCCATGCTTGGCGTATATGGGAAGGCACTCAACGAGAAGGATGTGCGTACGGTCCTGAGCTTCCAAGATCTGAGAGGTCTGAGAATCACACCGGATGAGTTGCATCCCTACTTCTTTGAGCAAGTTGGCAGCCTCCATCACCTTGAGTATCTCATGCTGAGTGGAACGCCTGCGACGGGAACTGAGTTGTCGGGTTTAAAGCAAACCAACTTGAGAATATTGGATCTTTGCGGATCTCCCATTTCTGATA containing:
- a CDS encoding leucine-rich repeat domain-containing protein encodes the protein MRRQTHPRHLVRRLLLVIVGLCLCPLLVNLYREKRDETRLQALQHSMNLQGGDVTWGWSYYYDSEGVAREEMDQWKLHFIESGTSGSSISMLGVYGKALNEKDVRTVLSFQDLRGLRITPDELHPYFFEQVGSLHHLEYLMLSGTPATGTELSGLKQTNLRILDLCGSPISDKGLEVIAQIETLETLLIEKTNVTDQGLVHLKWCRNLRLLQAGGSKVTQEGVQLLRSTNPSLEVEL